The sequence below is a genomic window from Polynucleobacter sp. MWH-UH19D.
TTTTCGGCGACCGACTTGTTGTTTATTTTACGGTTGGATATCGTTGGACTCTTGAGAATACTCAACGAGTGAGGCCGACAAGTTTTTATTGGGCTTAACACCAAGTTCCCGCACTTTTTCCGCGGAGCGTATTAGGTTGCCTTTACCGGTTTTTAATTTATTAAAAGCATCGTGGTAGCTAGTCTGAGCCTGATCTAAGCGTTGACCAAGTTTTTCAAGATCATCAACAAACCCTACAAACTTGTCATAGAGGTTGCCGCATTGCTTGGCAATCTCTAGTGCGTTGCGATTTTGATGATCTTGCCTCCAAAGATGGGCTACAGTTCTGAGGGTGGCCATCAATGTGCTTGGGCATACCAATACAATATTTTTTGCAAGAGCCTCTTGATAGAGATTGGGCGCGGCCTTGAGTGCCAATAAAAATGCGGGCTCAATTGGTAAAAACATCAGCACAAAATCTACTGAGCCAATGCCATATAAGGAGCTATAGTTTTTGCTAGATAAGTCTTGTATATGCTGACGCAAGGATTGGATGTGTGATGCTAGTTCTCGCTCAGCGGCCTTCTCTTCTGTTGTTTCGACATGTCTTGCGTAAGCAGTAATAGATACCTTGCTATCAACAACTAGGCTTCTACCCTCAGGTAGCTTGATAACTACGTCAGGCTGCAGGCGCGAGCCATCGCTTTGTGTGTGACTATCTTGCACTATATATTCTTCGCCTTTGCGTAGGCCTGAGGACTCTAGAATTGATTCGAGCACCAACTCGCCCCAATTGCCTTGAACCTTAGAGTCGCCCTTTAAGGCTTGAGTTAAGGACCGGGTTTCATCCGACATTTTTAAATTGAGATTCGCCAATCGTTCAATTTCACTTTTGAGGGCATGTCTTTCACGGGCTTCATTGCCATAGGTATTGCTGACCTGTTCTTTGAATTCAGTGAGCTTAGTTTGCAATGGCTTGAGGAGTGCATCAAGGCTGGCTGCATTTTGTTCGGTAAAGCGCTTTGATTTGTCTTCCAGAATTTCATTGGCCAGATTTTTAAACTGGTTTGTAAGCGCTTCTTTAGCTTCGTTCAGCGCTTCAATTCGACCAAGTCCTTGTTTGCGCTCTGAGTCCAGTTCAGCCTCAAGGCGAATAGCGTTTTGCAGCGCTTGATCTCGCTCGGCTCTAAGGCCGTCAACTAAAGTGGTTTCAGCTCGGGTCTCAAACTCAATTCGTGCAATAGTGGAGCGCAGATTAAAAACATAAACCAAAAGGCCTGCACACAATCCCAGTGGCAGGCCAAACAGTAAAAGAGAAGCTAAATCAGAGGTCACTGAGTAGACGTAAAAACTTGATTAAGCTTTGACTAATTTTTGTAGTTCGCCAGACTGATACATTTCAGTCATGATGTCTGAGCCACCAATGAACTCTCCGTTGATATATAGCTGTGGAATGGTTGGCCAGTTAGCGAACTCCTTAATGCCTTGACGAATAGCAGCATCTTCTAAGACATTCACAGTGTGTAGCTTTTCAACACCGCTAGCGCGAAGAATATTCACAGCATTTCCAGAGAAGCCGCATTGTGGAAATTGTGCTGTGCCCTTCATAAATAGAACAATGGGATGGCTGGTAATAATTTCTTTGATTTGAGCTTGGGTATCCATAAATTCTTCCTAAAAAGCCTGATTAAATGTCTGAATTCGGTAAAAACGATCTAAAAATTTAATAGCTTTGATTTTAAGACTTAATCCAAAAAAAGACAGTTGCCAACCTTACTTTCTGGCTGAGGCAACCCTAAGATGTCCAGATAAATCTGGATGGGTTTGAATATCGCTTAAACCCGCAGTTTTCATCAATTCAACCACGGCATTAGATTGGTCATATCCATGCTCTACAGCTAGCAAACCCATTGGTTTGAGGTGATCCTTGGCGCCCCAGATAATTGCCTCAAGGCAACTAAGCCCAGTGGAATGATCCGTTAGAGCATCTGCGGGCTCAAATCGAAGATCACCCTCTATTAGGTGGGGATCTTGAGATGGAATGTAAGGAGGGTTGCTCACAATGATGTCAAAAATATTATTTTCTTTTAAGGCTTGATACCAACTGCCTTGAGCAAATTCAACGCGGACCTCTAGAGCTAGGGTTTTTGTATTTAAATTAGCGATAGCAATAGCTTCAGGAGATTGATCTGTTGCAAGGACTTGAGCATTGGGTGCTTCGTTTGCAATAGCTAAAGCAATCGCGCCAGAACCTGTACCTAAATCAAGGATCTTTGGATTCTGTGTGGAATTTTTAATTCGCTTGATTTCTTGGAGAGCGATATCAACCAGTAATTCTGTCTCTGGACGGGGAATTAGTACTCCTGGCGCAACTTGAAGCTCAATGTTGTGAAACCCTTTTTTGCCTATCAAGTAAGCCACTGGTTCGCCATGGAGTCTTCTGGATTCTAGCGTTTGCCATTCCTCCAGCGCTGGCTTATTCAGCTCCATTTCATCGTGAGAAATAATGGTTGACCGAGCTAGCTGGTAATGCTTATCAAGCACATGCGCCATTAAGAGATGTGCCTCATTGCGAGGCAGTGATGTACCGCTCAATAAAGTGCGCAGACTATAACTCTTACTCATTAATTGATTTGTAGATTATCTAGCTATCACCAAGTGCAGCAAGAAGTTCGGCTTGATGTTCGGATGCGAGTGCATTGCATAAATCATCCAAATCGCCATCCATCATGGCATCAATTTTGTAGAGCGTGAGATTAATGCGGTGATCAGTGATACGACCCTGTGGGAAGTTGTATGTACGAATACGATCACTTCTATCGCCAGAGCCGATCAGTGACTTACGGGTTTGCGCCTCTAGTTGATGCTTTTCTCGTTCGCGTGCATCCATGATACGTGAGACCAGAACCTTCATCGCCTGTTCACGATTACGATGCTGGCTGCGGTCATCCTGACATTCCACTACAGTTCCAGTTGGAAGGTGGGTGATGCGAACTGCCGAATCTGTTTTATTAATGTGCTGCCCACCTGCGCCAGATGCACGGAAAGTATCAATCCGTAATTCAGCAGGATTAATCTTGACAGCCTCAAGTTCATCCGCTTCCGGCATGACGGCAACTGTACATGCCGATGTATGAATGCGCCCTTGCGTCTCTGTCTGCGGCACCCGTTGCACACGATGACCCCCAGACTCAAATTTAAGACGTGAGTAAACCGATTGGCCTACTAAACGAAGAACGACCTCTTTATAGCCACCCAGATCAGATTCAGTAGCGCTCACCATCTCTACTTTCCAGCCTTGTCGCTCTGCAAAGCGGGTGTACATACGCAACAGATCAGCAGCAAACAGCGCACTTTCATCCCCGCCAGTGCCCGCACGAATTTCTAAGAAAACATTGCGCTCGTCGTTTTCGTCTTTTGGCAATAGAAGCTTCTGAAGACTGCCTTCTAGCTCCTCCATCGTGGCTAGCGCTTGCTTTTGTTCTTCGTCTGCAAAGTCCCTCATATCTGGATCTTTGCGCATTTCTTCAGCTGCTTGTGCATCGGCTTCGGCCTGTTTATACAAGCCAAATTGCTCAACTACCATTGCTATATCAGCATGTTCGCGCGTGAGTTTGCGGTAGGCATCCATATCTTTGGTTGCCTCTTCTGAAGTTAAAAGGGAATTGAGTTCGGCTAAGCGCGTATCTAGATGTTCCAGCTTAGCCCGCATGCTGGGCTTCATCTAATGTTCTTCTGGTTTGTTATGAGAGGCGAATAGTTTTGGCAGTAACTTAATCAAAGCGTCGCGCTCTGCGCCATTGGAGTGTTGTAGTGCATAAAGTGAGCCATGCAAAAATTTATTAGTAAGGCCTTGTGCCATCGCGCTCAACACTTCTTGAGGATCATCGCCACGCATGAGACGTTTCATGGCACGCTCGAGTTCAAGTTGTCTTAAGCGTTCACCTTGTTGTTGAATATCTTGGATCAGGGGCACTGCATTACGTCCTTGCATCCAGTGCATAAAATTGCCAACCCGATCTTCAATGATGGCTTCGGCCTGACTGACAGCAGCCTGACGAAGGTTAGCTCCCGTTTGAATCATGACCCCTAAATCATCAACGGTGTATAGGTATACGTCATCAAGCCTAGAAATTTCTGGCTCAAAATCACGGGGCACGGCTAAATCAATCATGACCATGGGTTTATGACGACGTTGCTTGAGGGCGCTTTCGACCATACCAAGGCCAATGATCGGTAATGATGAGGCTGTACTAGAAACAATGATGTCAAATTCATGTAGACGACCAGGCAATTCAGATAGTTTGAATGACTCTGCCTGAATATCTTGCGAAGCAATGGAGTCTGCCAGCTCTTGCCCGCGCTCGATCGTACGATTAGCAATCGCGACATTCTTGGGCTTGCGCGCTACAAAATGCGTTGCACATAAAGAAATCATTTCTCCTGCGCCAATAAATAGAATTTTTTGATCAGAAATCTTCTCAAAGATTCTTTCAGATAAGCGCACAGCAGCTGCGGCCATAGAAATAGAGTGGGCACCGATTTCTGTAGACCCTCGGACCTCTTTAGCAACAGCAAAGGTTTTCTGAAACAACTGATTTAAGTAAGTGCCCAATACACCAGCATCATTTGCAGTACGAACCGCATCTTTCATTTGCCCAAGAATTTGGGTTTCACCAATGACCATTGAATCTAATCCGCATGCCACCCTGAAGGCATGGCGAACGGCGTCGGATTGTGGCAATGAGTAAATATGTGGTTGAAGGCTGCTAGGGGCAAGCTGCTGAGTTTTTGCCAACCAGTCAAAAGTAGCCTTATGCAGAATGTCTGCTGCACTGGCATCATTTGCGGCGCAATAGACTTCTGTACGGTTACAAGTCGAGAGAATGGTTGCTTCGGGCAAGCCTGATTGATTCGCTCCAATCAAATGGTGGCGAAGATCGTGCAACGCTTCTTGAAGAAATTCAGGATCAAAGGCGACCTTTTCCCGAATGGCGACCGGCGCTGTGTGATGATTGATGCCGAGTGTCAACAACTTCATAATGGCAATTATAGATTTGATGCCCTCAATAATGGGCGCAAAAGGGGATAAAAATGGGTTTTTTGGCTTTTTTGCTAATCGGGGGTATCTCTGGTGCCTCTGCTTGGATTTTTTATCCAGGAAGCCTAAAAACACGTCCCAAGAACATTATTCAGGCTTCAGGCTTAAAAGGTTTGCTGGTTTCATCCCTTTTGGGGTTTATTGCAGCAGTTCTGAGTTCTTATATGGGCCAGTACTTCAATTTTTTTCAATCTGGACAAATGCTCGAGTGGGCAAGTGCAATTTTGGCTGCTTGCGCTGTTGGATGCATTTACACAACCTTAGCCAAATAAACTACCCTGAGTCTTTTCATCTTTTGCGGTTGCAGCCTTGACCCATTGGATTGGTTCCAGATGATGTGAAATGAGCCATTCATTGGTTTTTGTAAAGTGCCGACAGCTATCTTTGTCGTAGGGTGCTAAAAAAGGCAAATTGGTTTTGTATACCCCCAGTCCGGAGGGGTGGGAAGATTGCAAAATCAATTGATCATTAAATTCTGAAATTAGAGGTAATTTGCTTTGGGCATGCCCACCCCAAAGCAGCCATACCAAATGCGATTTTTGGCTTGATAGTGCAGATATCAATCGATCAATCAATCCCTTCCAGCCTAAATTGGTATGACTTCCAGCCTCGCCTAATTTAACGCTAAGGGCGGTATTCAGTAATAAAACTCCCTGCTCGGCCCAGTGATGCAAGTCGCCGTTTGGTAACGTGTCAAAACCCTCAATGCCGAGAGCTTTGTTGATATTGCGTAGTGAACTAGGAAACTCGCGTGAGTTCGGTGAGATCCCGCTTGGTATAGAAAATGCTAAACCTTGTGCCAGGCTAGGTGAGTGATAAGGATCTTGACCTAGGATAACTACCTTTACAGAATCAACAGGAGTTAATGTCAGTGCCTTAAAGAAATTTTGTGGCTCGGGCCGAATCATTTCTGGATTAGCATTTAATTCATGTTGAATATTGCTTTCGAGTAATTTCCATTCGGAGGTCTCAAAATAATTACCCAACAACTTACGCCAATCCTGTGGAATAGCATCTTTAGAAAACAAGAGCATCTTCTTTGTTACTCAGAAAGACCAGTGGAAGGGTTAATGGTGCAAGCGGGGCTGAGATCGTATTGCACTGGGAGTTGTGTGGGGCGCAACACTAAGATTCGTTCGTGCTCAAGATCATCCCGATAAAAACAAATAGAGATATTTTGATTCTCTGTCAGGCTGCTAAGCACCTTATCCCAGCGACCACTGGTGATGCGCTGACCATTCATGCTTGCCAAGAGGTCGCCTGCTGCTAATCCAGCCTCTTGAGTAGCACCGCCATCTAAGACATGGGTAATTTTAAGCCAGCCATTTGCATCAGAATGGCGTAATCCAAGTTGAAGCCTGATCTTCTCTAACTTTGTCTGCGCTTTCAAACTGACAGACACTACTTTTGACGAGATCCACTTCTGCAGCGGAATATCTTCAGTGCCATATACATAGCGTGATTTAAAGTCGCCCCATATCTTTTGAAACCTACTACCAAGCAGTTTCTCCAAAAGCATATCTAAACCTTGTTCGGCAATGCCATCAAAAGTTAAGCCATGCATTTGCCAAATCAGGCGCATTAAATCATCCAATGATTTTTTGTTTTTAGAAAATGTACGAATTTGTAAATCTAATCCAAGTGCTAGCAATGCGCCTTTGCCGTAGTAACTCACCACAGCATTGGGTGTGTTTTCATCGGCTTGATAGTATTTTGTCCAAGCATCAAAAGAGCTATCGGCTAGACTTTGTTTAAGTCTTCCTGGTCCGCGCAGAACGCTATTCCAATTGTTGCTCACCAACTGAAGATATTGTTCTAGATTAATTCGTTTACTTCTGAAGAGCTGAAGATCGTCATAGTAGCTAGTAAAGCCTTCAAACAGCCAAAGCAATTGCGTGTGGTTACTTTGTTGTAGATCGTAGGGTTGGAAAGCCTTGGGCTGAATGCGTTTTACCAGCCATGCATGAAAATACTCATGACTGCATAGACCTAGAAATTCACGATAAGCAGTTTCATCTAACGGAATCTGTTTTTGTGGGATTTGGTCTCTGCGGCAAAGTAGAGCGGTGCTATTTTGATGTTCAAGCCCACCGTAGCCATTGAGTACTGCATTAACTAGAAAAAGATAGTTGGTGAATGGCGCCTTTTTTGTTTTGGGCTCAAAAAAATTGATAGTGCTCGAACAAATTGCTTGTAGATCGTTCGCTAAACGGGCGGCATCAACAGGGTGTAAACATCCTTGTATAGCCATGCTATGCGGAACATTGTTTGAACTCCAATGAATGACTTGGAATTCACCCATGGCAACTGGATGATCAATTAAATCGTCAAAACTTTTGGCTAAGTAAAAACCAAATCCACGATCATCCGTTTTTACTTGTTGCAAGCTGGTCTGTATTGTCCAGTGCTCAGTAGAGGCGTCATCGGGAGCCGTAATTGCAAGCGAGCAAGGTATATGTTCTTGACCAGCAACCGCAAGACACACACTAGTGGAATTAAAGAATCCGCGTTCAGTATCTATATATGCCGCTCTGACCGAGTTATCAAATGCATATACCGTTGTAAGAATGTCAACTGGTTCATTGATATCTACAGGTAAACGCCACTGATTATTATCGATGCGATCAAGAGTGAATTTCTTTTTGCTTGAAGCACCAAAAGCTTCAATATGTTCAATATGTTTGGAAAAATCTCGAATTAAATAACTACCAGGAATCCATGCTGCCATTTTTACCACTTGCCCTTGGGGGCTTGGGTTGGCAATGTGTAGCTTTACCTTGAAGCGATGGCCGTGTAGGTCTGCAGGCCATACGGTGTATTGAATTGCTGGCAGATCAGATTTATTCATCAGCTTCTTCTTATTTGAGCGAATTAAATTTTTTCTCAATATCACTTACTTGAACTGCACCAGGAAAGCGACTGCCATCGGTAAAGAAAAGTGTTGGAGTGCCAGTAATGCCATAGGCTTTTGCAAACGCCAAATTTTTATCTAAAGGGTTGTTGCAGTCATTTTTACCAGCTGGCACAGTTCCATTGATCATCCAATCTATGTAGCTCTTATATGGATCAGTACTGCACCAGATTTGTTTAGATTTTTGAGCTGAGTCTGGTGACAAAATGGGAATGAGATAAGTGTAGATGGTGACGTTATCGAGTTGCTGCAAAGATTTTTCTAATCGTTTGCAATAGCCGCAGTTTGGGTCAGAAAATATCGCTAATTGGCGTTGACCATTGCCGCGGACCGTCTTTAATGCATTAGCTTGATTTAAGTCAGTCCATTTAATGCGATTGAGATCGGCTTGTCTTTGCTCTGTAATATTTTTACCAGAGGCAAGCTCAATAATTTCGCCCTGAATTAGATATTTACCGGAAGAGTCTGTGTAGAAAATTTCATTACCAACGAGAATTTCATACAGGCCGGATACAGGTGCTGCTGTAACGCTACGTACTTTTGCGTTAGAGCCAAGTTTCTTTTGAATCTCGGTTTTAATTTGTTGCTCTGTTTGCGCCAAAACAGGCTTTATAGTGACAAAGCTTATGCAAAGTAGTCCAACTATAAGTGCGACAGAAGATGGCAAACTAGACTTTAATTTATTCAAAATCAATTTCTCCTAGTGCGCGTTCTATAAGGCGCCGTTTAATGAAGTGACTCTTATTTACCAAGCCAAGACCCCAATTACGCAATTGCTTTTCTGTAGTACTAGTTCCGGAAAATAGTTTTTTCAACTTATCCGTCACCCACAATAGCGCATTGGTGTCACCCTGCCTTTGGCGTTCGTAACGACGGAGCAAAGTTAAGTCGTTTAATTTGCGAAAAGGCTCGCGCTTGCTAATAATATTGAGCAAGACAGCTACATCCCTTAATCCGAGATTGAGACC
It includes:
- the hemA gene encoding glutamyl-tRNA reductase translates to MKLLTLGINHHTAPVAIREKVAFDPEFLQEALHDLRHHLIGANQSGLPEATILSTCNRTEVYCAANDASAADILHKATFDWLAKTQQLAPSSLQPHIYSLPQSDAVRHAFRVACGLDSMVIGETQILGQMKDAVRTANDAGVLGTYLNQLFQKTFAVAKEVRGSTEIGAHSISMAAAAVRLSERIFEKISDQKILFIGAGEMISLCATHFVARKPKNVAIANRTIERGQELADSIASQDIQAESFKLSELPGRLHEFDIIVSSTASSLPIIGLGMVESALKQRRHKPMVMIDLAVPRDFEPEISRLDDVYLYTVDDLGVMIQTGANLRQAAVSQAEAIIEDRVGNFMHWMQGRNAVPLIQDIQQQGERLRQLELERAMKRLMRGDDPQEVLSAMAQGLTNKFLHGSLYALQHSNGAERDALIKLLPKLFASHNKPEEH
- the rmuC gene encoding DNA recombination protein RmuC, producing MTSDLASLLLFGLPLGLCAGLLVYVFNLRSTIARIEFETRAETTLVDGLRAERDQALQNAIRLEAELDSERKQGLGRIEALNEAKEALTNQFKNLANEILEDKSKRFTEQNAASLDALLKPLQTKLTEFKEQVSNTYGNEARERHALKSEIERLANLNLKMSDETRSLTQALKGDSKVQGNWGELVLESILESSGLRKGEEYIVQDSHTQSDGSRLQPDVVIKLPEGRSLVVDSKVSITAYARHVETTEEKAAERELASHIQSLRQHIQDLSSKNYSSLYGIGSVDFVLMFLPIEPAFLLALKAAPNLYQEALAKNIVLVCPSTLMATLRTVAHLWRQDHQNRNALEIAKQCGNLYDKFVGFVDDLEKLGQRLDQAQTSYHDAFNKLKTGKGNLIRSAEKVRELGVKPNKNLSASLVEYSQESNDIQP
- the prfA gene encoding peptide chain release factor 1; translated protein: MKPSMRAKLEHLDTRLAELNSLLTSEEATKDMDAYRKLTREHADIAMVVEQFGLYKQAEADAQAAEEMRKDPDMRDFADEEQKQALATMEELEGSLQKLLLPKDENDERNVFLEIRAGTGGDESALFAADLLRMYTRFAERQGWKVEMVSATESDLGGYKEVVLRLVGQSVYSRLKFESGGHRVQRVPQTETQGRIHTSACTVAVMPEADELEAVKINPAELRIDTFRASGAGGQHINKTDSAVRITHLPTGTVVECQDDRSQHRNREQAMKVLVSRIMDAREREKHQLEAQTRKSLIGSGDRSDRIRTYNFPQGRITDHRINLTLYKIDAMMDGDLDDLCNALASEHQAELLAALGDS
- the prmC gene encoding peptide chain release factor N(5)-glutamine methyltransferase is translated as MSKSYSLRTLLSGTSLPRNEAHLLMAHVLDKHYQLARSTIISHDEMELNKPALEEWQTLESRRLHGEPVAYLIGKKGFHNIELQVAPGVLIPRPETELLVDIALQEIKRIKNSTQNPKILDLGTGSGAIALAIANEAPNAQVLATDQSPEAIAIANLNTKTLALEVRVEFAQGSWYQALKENNIFDIIVSNPPYIPSQDPHLIEGDLRFEPADALTDHSTGLSCLEAIIWGAKDHLKPMGLLAVEHGYDQSNAVVELMKTAGLSDIQTHPDLSGHLRVASARK
- a CDS encoding uracil-DNA glycosylase, coding for MLLFSKDAIPQDWRKLLGNYFETSEWKLLESNIQHELNANPEMIRPEPQNFFKALTLTPVDSVKVVILGQDPYHSPSLAQGLAFSIPSGISPNSREFPSSLRNINKALGIEGFDTLPNGDLHHWAEQGVLLLNTALSVKLGEAGSHTNLGWKGLIDRLISALSSQKSHLVWLLWGGHAQSKLPLISEFNDQLILQSSHPSGLGVYKTNLPFLAPYDKDSCRHFTKTNEWLISHHLEPIQWVKAATAKDEKTQGSLFG
- a CDS encoding DsbC family protein, whose protein sequence is MNKLKSSLPSSVALIVGLLCISFVTIKPVLAQTEQQIKTEIQKKLGSNAKVRSVTAAPVSGLYEILVGNEIFYTDSSGKYLIQGEIIELASGKNITEQRQADLNRIKWTDLNQANALKTVRGNGQRQLAIFSDPNCGYCKRLEKSLQQLDNVTIYTYLIPILSPDSAQKSKQIWCSTDPYKSYIDWMINGTVPAGKNDCNNPLDKNLAFAKAYGITGTPTLFFTDGSRFPGAVQVSDIEKKFNSLK
- a CDS encoding PDZ domain-containing protein — protein: MNKSDLPAIQYTVWPADLHGHRFKVKLHIANPSPQGQVVKMAAWIPGSYLIRDFSKHIEHIEAFGASSKKKFTLDRIDNNQWRLPVDINEPVDILTTVYAFDNSVRAAYIDTERGFFNSTSVCLAVAGQEHIPCSLAITAPDDASTEHWTIQTSLQQVKTDDRGFGFYLAKSFDDLIDHPVAMGEFQVIHWSSNNVPHSMAIQGCLHPVDAARLANDLQAICSSTINFFEPKTKKAPFTNYLFLVNAVLNGYGGLEHQNSTALLCRRDQIPQKQIPLDETAYREFLGLCSHEYFHAWLVKRIQPKAFQPYDLQQSNHTQLLWLFEGFTSYYDDLQLFRSKRINLEQYLQLVSNNWNSVLRGPGRLKQSLADSSFDAWTKYYQADENTPNAVVSYYGKGALLALGLDLQIRTFSKNKKSLDDLMRLIWQMHGLTFDGIAEQGLDMLLEKLLGSRFQKIWGDFKSRYVYGTEDIPLQKWISSKVVSVSLKAQTKLEKIRLQLGLRHSDANGWLKITHVLDGGATQEAGLAAGDLLASMNGQRITSGRWDKVLSSLTENQNISICFYRDDLEHERILVLRPTQLPVQYDLSPACTINPSTGLSE
- the grxD gene encoding Grx4 family monothiol glutaredoxin; this encodes MDTQAQIKEIITSHPIVLFMKGTAQFPQCGFSGNAVNILRASGVEKLHTVNVLEDAAIRQGIKEFANWPTIPQLYINGEFIGGSDIMTEMYQSGELQKLVKA